Below is a genomic region from Leptolyngbyaceae cyanobacterium.
ACAAAAGCAGGAAATACTCAGACGCACCAATGCACAAGCTGGGTGTTTGTTGTTATTTGCAGCCGACTCAACAGCAGTAGTGAACAAAACACTCGATCGTTTGCGCCAAGTCATTGCACAGCAAATGGGATTAATCGATAACAATAAAATTAACCTGCTTTGGGTAACCGATTTCCCGATGTTTGAATGGAATGCTGATGAGAAACGACTAGAAGCATTGCACCACCCATTCACTGCACCTCATCCCGATGACGTGGACGACTTGAAAACTGCCAGAGCCCAAGCTTATGACTTAGTATTCAACGGCGTAGAACTTGGCGGCGGAAGTCGGCGGATTCATCAACGCGATGTTCAAGAGAGAGTGTTTGAAACGATCGGCTTTTCTCCAGAGGAAGCGCGAAATAAATTTGGATTTTTGCTTGAAGCATTTGAATACGGTACGCCGCCTCACGGTGGTATTGCCTACGGCTTAGATCGTTGGGTGATGCTGTTAGCTGGTGAAGAGTCAATTCGCGATGTAATTGCATTCCCGAAAACACAACAAGCTCGTTGTTTGTTAACAGGTGCGCCATCTGGTGTAGATGAAAAACAGTTGAAGGAATTGCAAGTGCAATCGACTTATAAGCCGAAGAGTTAATTAATAGGAGTTAGGAGTCATCATTCAGAATTTAGAATGATTTTGAGTGATCACTCCACTTCCCAATACTAACAAGGAGCCTTGGGAGGGGACGAAATACAGGATGAGAAAAGCTGATTTTTTAGAATACTGGAATGGACAAGCTGTTTATTAGATAGCACAATGAAAACCCAAGTTATTTCTATCAAACCTGCATCAAAAAACCTCGGTTTCAATGTGGTAGTGTTAATTGGTACGGAGCGACATGAATTTACTTTAAATGTGGAAACTTATACTATTGCAAATTGTCAAATTCAAGGTATTCGGGGGTATGAATATTTTTTGAAGCTCTTTAGATTTAATCAGAATTTAGGAGTAGAAATTTATCAGCTAGTTTCACAGATGCGCGAGGGAAATAATTTAAGATTTCCAGTGGAAATTGGGGATTTTTATGTTGAAGAAATGGAATTAGCTTCTAAGTAATTGGGAAAGAGTTTCAAGAGCTACATTACCAGGAAAATAAGGAATGACAATCATGGTAAGTGGGATGTGTTAAAATAAGAAGAGAAAGAACTATATCAATATTATTAAGAATGGCTCGAACTTTCACCGCAATCGTTTATTGGGAAGAAGATGTATATGTTGCAGAATGTCCTGAGGTAGGAACTGCTAGCCAGGGAGAGACGATTGAAGAAGCGATCGCTAATCTCAAAGAAGCAACAGAACTTTATTTAGAAGAATTCCCTTTGCCTAAAACTTCTCCTCGTCTTCTCACTACATTCGAGGTGTTGAGTGCCTAGATTACCACGAATTAGTAGTGCAGAAGCTATACGTGCTTTAGAACGTTTAGGCTTTGTGCAAGTGCGGCAGCGGGGAAGTCACGTCATTTTAAAGAAACAATTGCCAGTAGATGATGAACAAAATCTTCAACGGGTAATAGAAGTAGGTTGTGTAGTGCCAGTACAGCGAAAAACTTTGGCGATTGGAACTCTTAAAAGTATTTTAGAGCAGGCGGGTGTTTCTGTTGAGGATTTTTTGATGAATCTTTAAAAGTCAAGTAAATGCGTTAAGTCACAAAAAGCGATCGCACTTAATTTGGGTAAGGTGCGATCGCAATTGCGATCGCGCTTCAGGCATAATTTAGGATATAGTAGTAACCAAATTTATGGCCAGTAAAATGAACGAGTGGCAAGAAAGTATCAGTATCGACCTCAAGGTTTGTCACGGGAAACCTTGCATCAAAGGAACGCGGATCATGGTTACAGTTATTCTAGATAATCTAGCAGAGGGACTAACAGCGGAAGAGATCGTAGCTGAATATCCACCGCTTAGTTTGGAAAATGTAAAAGCGGCTATTTCCTATGCTGCTGCGCTGGCGAGAGAAGAAGAATTGTTGCCACTTAGATAGATGACAATGCTTGTTAAATTAGATGAGAATATGAGTAACTTCCACGCCGAGTTTCTGCGACAGGCGGGTTATGATTGCGACAGGGTTACTGATGAAGGACTATCGGGTGCAGATGACGAGATTGTATGGCAAAAAGTTTGTGCCGAAGGGCGTTTTTTTATTACGCTAGATTTAGATTTCTCTGATGTTCGTCGTTTTCCAGTTGGAACGCATCCCGGTATTTTATTGTTGCGTCCCCGCAGTCGTAGCAGTCAGGCGGTGCTAAATCTTCTTTCTCGTATTTTGAGCGAACAAAGATTAGAAAGTTTGCAAGGTTGTTTAGTAGTTGCAGATGAAATACAGACACGAATTCGTCGTCCACCTAGTTAATTGAAACAAAAGCGATCGCACATATTTTGGGTAAGGTGCTTGGTGCAGAATGAGGAGGGAGTGGAGGAAGTGCGATCGCATCTTCGTCCAAGTAGTAACGATGATACCAATAGTAAGAAACGGGCTAATTCCTAAGAATATTTTATAATTGTATAGCAGAGCTTTTTGAAAGGAGTACGTATTCTTCCAACAACAGAACAAGGTCTAACCTGCATTAGGTTATGTCAAGCTTTGACTAATTTTTACCGCTCAATTGAAATATTACGTTTGGATGAGCGCGATGGCTCGATATTCATTTTGGCAGGGGAAGAACTTCAAATCCAAATTTATCGTGATGGAACGTGGGAGTTTTTGATATGAAACCAGATTTTGAAACGATGAGCAAGGCTGAATTACGAAGCTATGTAATGGCTCACAGAGATGATAATGAAGCTTTCTATAAATTGGTTGACCGTTTGAAGGCTGATAATAAAAATACAGTAAGATATCCATGTCCCAAAAATCCAGAGGATTGGGCAAAATTACCAGAATTAATTGAGGAACAGATCAAGAAGCTGGAAAAATAAGGGTTGAGATGTTTGGGTGAGAAAGTGCGATCGCACATATTTTGGGTAAGATGTGTTGGCGTAGCCTGCCGTAGGTATTCGCTTTTAGCTAAGAGCTTTGGTGCAAAATGAAGAGGGAGTGAAGTCAGTGCGATCGCACCCTCGAAGCTTAAAGGTTCTCAACTTGAAATGCTAAGTATAGGCATCAACATCGCATACAAGGAGCGACGCATTAGCGTCATCCCTTTAAAAAACGAGGGAGGTGCAGCACTTAATCAGGTGTGATGATCTTTTTTACAATAAGAACATTTATAAGCTATGCCACCATCAAAACGCCACATTGTTGTTATAAGATTCATATTTTCAGCCTCCAAAGCTTTAACAGTACGGGTTGACAATGTACGGTGTTTTGCATCGCAGGATTCCACCAAAACTTCGTCATTTAAAACTTGGAAGTGCTTGTGTAATAGGGCTACGCCGAATCTGGATGTAAGGTTATACTTTTCCAAAACGGTTCTGATTTCGTTCAAACATTCTTCATCATTCTCATTAAATGGATCGACTTCATTAATATTGGGAAGATCATTCCAAGTAATACTCTGACTTTTAACGATCATAATGATATCTCCTTTTTGGAACCAGGTTAAATTTAATAGCTTGTCATTTTGTATACAGGTATTATTTGCTAAACTATAAAGGATGTCTAGTCGGAAAAAATAGGAAGAAGTCGGAGATATTGTAAAATAAATATGAAATTTAGTAAAATTTGCTTGCCGAAGTCGGAGAAAGTAGGAAAAAGTCGGATTATAATAGTGAAAACACCGACATCTACCCAACCAATGGACGTTAAAGAAGTGTTAAAAGTAGCCGATCGCCTAATTTTTACCAAAACAGGGAAACATCTAGACGATCTGCAAGAAGCTATCTTACGGGGAACGGTGCAAAATCAGAAATATTCAAAAATAGCAGAAGAATTTAATTGCACAGAAGGTCACGTTAAGGATATCGCTTCTGAACTTTGGAAGGTACTATCACATATATTAGGCGAAGATGTTAATAAGTCCAATGTTCGCTCTACAATGGAAAGGTGTCAAATATCTATTGTTTCATCGAAGTTAGCAAAAGACTTTGTAGGAATTAAAAACGTTAACCTTTGTACAACACCTTTACAACCTCCAGAAGCCTCACAAGATCGATCGCACGAAACTAAAAACCCGGTTTCTCCAAGAAACCGGGTTTTTGTAGATGATGCACCGGATCTCGGCAATTTCTACGATCGCACAGAAGAACTGGCTACCCTAGAAAAATGGATTGTGCAAGAACGCTGTCGTCTCGTTGCACTTTTGGGGATAAGCGGGATCGGAAAAAGTGCGATCGCAGTTCAGCTACTCAAGCAAATTCAGGATAAATTTGACTGTGTAATTTGGCGAAGTTTGTCGGACAAACCACCACTAGAATTAATCCAAAAAGAACTAATTGAATTTTTATCTAATCAACCGGAAAGCGAATTATTAGGTAGTGGAAAAAATAAGCGATCGCAATTCATAGAATATCTGCGAAAGCAACGCTGTCTGATCGTATTCGATGATGTACATCAGATTTTTATTGGCGGACAACTAGCTGGTAGCTATGAAACTGGATATGAAGATTATGGATTATTCTTTAAAAGACTAGGAGAATTACATCATAATAGTTGCTTGCTGTTGCTTAGTTGGGATAAATCAAGAGAAATTGTGGCATTTGAAGGCGAAGGTAAATTAGTGCGATCGCTACAATTAAATGGTTTGGGTATTGCAGCAAGGGAAATACTCAAAGAGAAAGGTTTAGCTGATGAAGATAAATGGGAAGAATTGATTCACCTTTACCAGGGGAATCCATTATGGCTAAAAATAGTAGCAACGCTGATTAAAGATTTGTGCGGTGGTAGAGTGGCTGAATTTTTGAAATATGATGAATTATTTGTGAGTGAGGATTTAAAAGATATATTCGATCGACAGTTTAGTAAGTTATCAGATTTAGAGAAACAGGTAATGTCTAGATTAGCGAATCAAAATGAACCTGTTTCTATCTCTCAATTGTTAAATGATGTGCAGATATCGCCTTCAGAGTTATTCAAGGTAATGCAATCTTTGGGAAGACGTTGTTTGCTGGAAAAGAAAGAGAATGGAGAGACGGTTTTTAAGTTGCAAGCTGTGGTGAGGCAATATTTGAAAAATCAGTGCTAGATTGGTATGAGCGATCGTATTAATATGTGCTGTCAAGGAGACAAGCAATGGTAACTACTGCCGAAGTTGCAAATGTGTCAAAAGTTTTTACACTAGAAGACTATATGCACAATCCTCCCGATAATACAGAATGGGTGGATGGGCAATTAGTGGAGAAAAACGGTATGACAGCAAAACATAGTCGGACTCAAGCTAGACTCGCTACTGCTTGGAGAAACTACATGAATTCGAGTCAGCAGGGTGGAGAAGTGTACGTTGAAGTATCTTGCCGGACGGTGGGAAGAGGGCGTTGTCCGGATGTGGCTTATTTAACAACAGAATTACTGTCACAATATGGAGATAATTTTACCGTATTACCACAAAGTTTTCCACTAATTGCTGAAATTATTTCTCCTACTGATGCAGCAGAAGAAGTATTTACTAAAGTCAGAGAATATTTAGAGTCTGGTTGTCAAGAGATCTGGCTGGTTTTTCCGGAAAGTCAGTGGATATTGGTTATTACTAAACAGCAGCAAAAATTATTTAATTTAGGTAAAGTAGTTAGTACTCAGAGCGTGCTACCAGGTTTTAGCGTGGTAGTTGATGAGTTGTTGGTTTAAGCTATTACTAATATTCAAATTATTAAAAACGCAATTACCCAGAGAAATCGTACTATTTTTTAAAGTGCAAATGCCTACAGCAGGCTACGCCAAGCCAACTTAATTATAGCCTTCGTGTAACAAATTTAGAACGAAATTGTAGATTCATTACAAATTAGAGATTGCTGACAAATTGCGGTTAGGATCGAGCAGAATTTTTAGGAATATGGTGATTTTAAAAAAGTGAAACGAGAACAGAAAATTCTCTTAATCATATACCTAAAAACTGTAGCAATCAAATATTAGAAGATGGATATGAATACAACCGATCGCAAATTGGAAAATAAAACTGAAATCCCCGGAAGTTCTAGTGGCGTAATTCGCCTTAAACCCCAACAATTCATTCACGTTCTCGATAACAATACTGGCGTGACTAGATTGGAAGTTGGCCCGCAAACGATTACTTTACGCGATCACGAACGGTTAATCTTGAAACCGGAACCGATGATCGTCGTACCGCCTCGATATTATTGCGTAATAGAAAATCCCGTGCTTCGAGATGAAGATGGTAATCCGATTGTTGACGAACACGGACAAATCAAACTTCGTTACGGTGATGCAGAAATTCGCTTTGCACAAGAACCTTTTCCTCTTTATCCCGGCGAAGAACTGGCGGGAGAAATTGCTCAACTGCAAGTTGTGGAAAGAAATCAAGCACTACGTCTGAGAGCTATTCGCGATTTCACTCATACAATTACAGTAACCGTAGATGGAGAAAGTGAAACTCAAACTATCAACCGTTTAGCTGGAGATGAATGGTTATTTGAAGGCCCAGGAACTTATAATCCTCGTATTCAAGTTGAGGTGTTAGAAATAATTCCTGCCAAAGTAATTAAACCAAACCAAGCTTTACGGCTAGTGGCAAGACAGAATTGCATCGACCGTCAAGGTAGCAGAAGAAGAGCGGGTGAAGAATGGTTAGTAAGAGAAGAAGGTGCTTATTTACCAGGAGTCGATGAAGAGGTTCTTGGCATAATTAATGCTTACGTTTTGACGGAAAAGAAAGCATTGCATTTAAGAGCAAAACGCACTTTTATTGATGTTTTCGGTCGGCAACGTAAAGCAGGTGATGAATGGTTAGTTACTTTTGAAGATGCAGAAATCCACATTCCCGATGTTTATGAAGAGGTGGTGGGAGAAGTAAAAATTACCACTTTGGGAGACAGAGAATGGTGCATTGTTCTCAACCCAATTGATGAAGATGGCAAACCACAATTGGGAATGCAAGAAGTTAGGCAGGGGAGAATTTCATTTTTCTTGCATCCAGGTGAATCACTGGAAAACGGCATTCAAAAAGTTTATGTTTTGGGAGAACAGGAAGCACTTTTGTTAAAAGCTAAAGAAGCTTTTAGTGAGGGTGAAAGTGATAATTTAATTCAACGTCAACCAGGGGATATGTGGATGATTGCAGGGCCAAGAGATTATATCCCTCCTGTGGAAGTAGAAGTAGTTGAGAAACGTCAAGCAATTCCTCTTGATAAGAACGAAGGAATTTATATTAGGGATATTCAGACTGGTGAACTGAAAGTTGTCAGTGGGCCTCAAGCTTATATGCTCAGTCCTTATGAGGAACTTTGGGAAAAAGAACTGCCGCCAGTTGTGGAAGAACTATTAGCGCTGAAAAACGATCCCGTTTCCGAACGGGGTCGGCATCATTTTACCAAAGGCGATCGCCAAAATCAAACAATAGAAATTTCCGCCATATCTGAAACAACAAACAAACGAGATAAAACCCGCGCTGTGGTTTTTCACGTTCCGCAAAATGCCGCCGTGCAAATACATGATTATAAGGAAAGAACGGCGCGAACTGTATTTGGCCCAGACTTAGTAATGCTGGGGCCAGATGAAGCTTTTACGGTGTTAAGTTTATCCGGTAGCGTACCGAAAAGACCTCATGTAATTAAGTCTTTAGCCTTATTATTAGGGCCGGATTTCATGACCGATTTGTTTACTGTCGAAACATCAGATCATGCCAGACTTCAGTTACGTCTGTCTTATAATTGGTATTTTGATGTTAGTAGACATGACGAACAAGCGGCGGCAAAACTTTTTCAAGTACCTGATTTTGTAGATACTGCTTGTAAAGCGATCGCATCTCGCGTGCGTGGTGCGGTAGCCAGCGTAAAATTTGATGAATTTCACCGCAATTCGGCTCGGATTATTCGCACTGCTGTCTTCGGTACGGATGCAGAAGGTCGCGTGGGTGAAGAATTCCGTTTTAGAACCAATAATTTGGTGATTTTTAATGTTGATATTCAATCAGTAGAACCAGTAGATGAGGAAACTTTAAAAAGTTTGCAAAAATCGGTACAAATTGCCATCCAAATTACTACGGATGCTCAAGAAGCTGCTGCCAGACACGATGCAGAACGGATCGAACAAGAAGCAAAATCGAGATTAGAAAGGCAGGCAATCGTTGATAAAGGTGCGGCAGAAGCAGAACGGAGAAATTTGCTGGAGTTGCAAGCAGAAAACTCTGCTATAGAAACTACAGGTAAAGCCACAGCAGAAGCCAGAGCAAAAGCAGAAGCGGCGAGAATTGAAGGGCAGTTAGCTGTTAACTTGGCTCAACAAGAAGCAGAAGCGGCAAGAATTCGCTATGAAACTGAATTGACTCAATTGAGGGCAAAACAGGAAGCTGAATTAGCGCATCAACAAGCGCTAATTGCTTTGGAAATTGAAAAAGCACAAAGTATGGCGGAAATTACCACTACTGAATTCAGGCAAAAAGTAGAAGCGCTCGGCCCAGAAACCTTGCAAGCAATGGCGCAAGCTGGCCCGGAAATGCAGGCGCGACTTTTACAATCTCTTGGTCTACAAAGTGTGTTAATTACTGATGGGAGAAGTCCGATCAATCTGTTTAGTACTGCTCAGGGTTTGATTAGTCCAATTACAGCGGAAAATTCCCAATTACCGAAAGGCGATCGGTAACTAATATAGGTTGTCAGTTCCAGGCTTATTATAAATAGTTGTAGAAATGATTTGTATTTTCTACAACTATTTAACTTGCTGATTTAGCAACAAATTGAGATGTTATAATAATCGTACCTAAATAGATAAAAAAAGCGATGACTCAAACCAAATCAAATCGCCCCCGTCGTCGAGGCAGGTTATTTCCAGAATACACGATTCCGCCAGAGGAGTTAGCTAGACGCCAAGCTGAACGAGATGCTCGTTGTCAAAAGGCTCGTGCAGTTTTTGAACAAATTTCTCCTCAATTGATTAACAATCATTACAACTGGTTCATGATTATTGAGCCAAACAGTGGAGATTATTTTATCGATGCTGATGAACAAGTAGCATATCAGAAAGCACGACAAAAATATCCTATCGGCTGGGTAGTTACGTTCCGAATCAACGATACAGGAGCCTGTGGAATGATATGATTTCAGGCAGATTCGGTGAGATTGGAGAGTTAATTTTTGAAATTGATTTAATTACATCTGAGGGAGAAAGATTTCCGATCGAAGTGTTACTAGATACTGGATTTACAACTGGTTGGTTAGCACTTGATACGCAAGATGCTGAAAGTTTAGGTTGGTCTGTAATTGAATGGAATAGAACCATGCAGACGGCTAGAGGGTTAGAGTATTTTGATATATATGAAGGAAGAGTTGTCATAGATGAACAGGAGTATATTATTCCGGTTTTAGCTGGTGCGGGAATTCCGGAATCTTTATTAGGTTTGCAATGGTTGAAAATGATGCCGCTGACAGTTAATTATGCAGCAGGTGTGTTGACTTTGGGGTAAATTGGTAAGTGCGATATGCCTATGCCACGCTACGCGATCGCACAAGACAATAGATTGCACATCCACCTGTTAATATAAAATTTGAGATATTGTAACTATTATAAAATAACCATGTACTTATTGCTAAACACCTATGCCCCAATCTAAACCTTATCAACCGCTAGTTCTAAGACTGCTGCACGGAACCACTATGTTACTAGTTATCGGTGCAGCTATCACGGGATTCTTAGTTTACGATAGCTGGGATGGTCGCTTTGGTAAACTAGGAATCACCTTACAAAACCGAGATTTAATTGATATTCACGGCACCTTTGGGTTTTTCTTTTTCCCAATCATGATAATATTTACTATTTATAGTATCCGGGTAGGCTACAAACGCTTAGTACAAGCCGATTCGTTGAATAATTTAACAAAAATAGGAAAACCAATTTGGTGGTATAGCCTACAACGTCTTGCCAATACGCTGATGTTAATTGCAGCGCTAGTCGCGTTAGTTTCTGGTAAATTTCAAGATGAAAATTGGCTACCTCAAGGAGAAATGAATCATGTTTGGTATTACATTCATTTAATAGGTTGGTGTTTGGTTGTGGCGGCTATAGCTATTCACGTTTTGATGAGTGCGAAAGTGGGTGGTGTACCGCTAATTATTTCTATGTTCGATCGCAAAATTCGCCCTGAAGACGATCCTAAATTATGGCCAGAAAAAGTGAAAGCTTGGCTGCGACATCCTCATTTATAACAAGGTTTGTAGTGAGGACTTTAGTCCTCTTCCACAGTCATCAACTAAAGACTAAAGTCCTTACTACAAACCACGGCAAAATTGACAAAGATGCAATTTTAATTAGAAATTGGCACGCTTCTAATTGCACCAGTTTCCGGAATGTAGATATCTAAAGTATTCACATTTGGCGGTACTTTCAACCAAACATAAGCATCTACAGACGCATCTCGACGAATCTGTGCTAAAGAAATATTGCCAGTAGAACGTTCGCCAGGATCGACCGCTTTGAAGGTTTCGCTAGTAACGGGATTTCTGGCAGTTGTTTCGCCAACATTAATAATATTATTTTCTGCCACATTATCCGCCAGACGACGAATTCGCATCTGCAAGTTTACTACATCTCGATTACCAGTTTGGGGATCTACAATGCGTTTAGCTGAGAGTAAATCTACTTGTGCGTTATTCCCATAAGCTAACTGTTGAAATGCACCTGATTGAAATTCAACATTGGTTTTAGGTGTTGGCGCGGGAGTGCTGGGAACTGGAGTTGCTGCTTGTGGAACGGCAGAATTTTTGCTCTGTTCAGTTAATGTTGTGCCTGAAGTTGGGGAAGTTGCAGGTGCGGGTTTATTGCTTTCTTGAGTGGGATTTGTATTTGGAATATTTGGTAACGCAGGTATCGGGTTAACACCACTGGAAACTCCATTTTCTGCACTAGTTTCTAATTTTGGATTGGAAATCAGCACATTTTTAAACGTACCTGCATCTTTGACTAAAATATCGATAGAATTAACCCCTAGTGGCACGTTTAATGTCACATAACCATCAATAGTTTGCTTTGGTGGCAAATTAAATAGAAAAATTGGGCCGGATGATTGTTTAACGGAATCGACGGCTTGGTAAGTATCGTTAGTAACAGGATTTCGCGCAGTGGTAGCACCCACATTAATAATGTCACTTCCCACAAATTCATCTGTCATCCGACGCACCCGCATTTGCACGTTTACTTCACTAGGTTTGGCTGGATTGCGAGTAACTGAAAGTAATTCTACTTGAGCTTTATTCTCTAAAGCAGATTGGATGTAAGGATTTTGAGGAGTTTCTTGGACAGTTGTTTCAGTAGATGGTGAAACCGGTGCGGGAGTAGATGGAACAATAACAGTTCGATTTTGATTAGCTTGACGATTAAAAGGGTTAATTATTTGCCCGGATTGCATCGCCCGATAGAGTAAAAAGCCTGCACCTCCGAAAATGAGGAGAACTAACACTGTCGCTGCGCCAGCTAAAAAGGAGTTTAAGCTACTGCCCTGACGCTTATTTTTGGTTTCTACTGCCTTTTGTTTATCTGGGTTGCTCGTTTTCATATCTAAGGTACAACTACCGAGAAATAATTTTATAAAAAGAACCTAATTACAGTATTTTCCTCGATTATCGATCCGGTTACATCCCTCATAAGAGAGAATTAATTTTACTATCCAGTTCAAAGGTAAAAGCGATTAACGTGAATTATCTCAAATCATTGATAAACTTTACAAAAATTACCGGATTTGGTAAACCAATTGGTTTGCTGCTACTGATTTTAAGTTGTCAGTTGTGGGGAAGACAACTGAGTGCAACAGCGCAATCTTCCACAGTTCCGATGCAAGGTGCTAAACAGGTAGATTCTTCCCAGAGTATTTGTCCTGCACAATTATCCGCTGCAATTGATGCGATCGCAAATCGTCCCCAATTTAACCGCGCTCGTTGGGGTATTTTAATC
It encodes:
- a CDS encoding DUF5615 family PIN-like protein produces the protein MTMLVKLDENMSNFHAEFLRQAGYDCDRVTDEGLSGADDEIVWQKVCAEGRFFITLDLDFSDVRRFPVGTHPGILLLRPRSRSSQAVLNLLSRILSEQRLESLQGCLVVADEIQTRIRRPPS
- a CDS encoding type II toxin-antitoxin system HicA family toxin; the encoded protein is MPRLPRISSAEAIRALERLGFVQVRQRGSHVILKKQLPVDDEQNLQRVIEVGCVVPVQRKTLAIGTLKSILEQAGVSVEDFLMNL
- a CDS encoding Uma2 family endonuclease, translating into MVTTAEVANVSKVFTLEDYMHNPPDNTEWVDGQLVEKNGMTAKHSRTQARLATAWRNYMNSSQQGGEVYVEVSCRTVGRGRCPDVAYLTTELLSQYGDNFTVLPQSFPLIAEIISPTDAAEEVFTKVREYLESGCQEIWLVFPESQWILVITKQQQKLFNLGKVVSTQSVLPGFSVVVDELLV
- a CDS encoding DUF433 domain-containing protein, with translation MASKMNEWQESISIDLKVCHGKPCIKGTRIMVTVILDNLAEGLTAEEIVAEYPPLSLENVKAAISYAAALAREEELLPLR
- a CDS encoding NB-ARC domain-containing protein, coding for MKTPTSTQPMDVKEVLKVADRLIFTKTGKHLDDLQEAILRGTVQNQKYSKIAEEFNCTEGHVKDIASELWKVLSHILGEDVNKSNVRSTMERCQISIVSSKLAKDFVGIKNVNLCTTPLQPPEASQDRSHETKNPVSPRNRVFVDDAPDLGNFYDRTEELATLEKWIVQERCRLVALLGISGIGKSAIAVQLLKQIQDKFDCVIWRSLSDKPPLELIQKELIEFLSNQPESELLGSGKNKRSQFIEYLRKQRCLIVFDDVHQIFIGGQLAGSYETGYEDYGLFFKRLGELHHNSCLLLLSWDKSREIVAFEGEGKLVRSLQLNGLGIAAREILKEKGLADEDKWEELIHLYQGNPLWLKIVATLIKDLCGGRVAEFLKYDELFVSEDLKDIFDRQFSKLSDLEKQVMSRLANQNEPVSISQLLNDVQISPSELFKVMQSLGRRCLLEKKENGETVFKLQAVVRQYLKNQC
- a CDS encoding cytochrome b/b6 domain-containing protein; translated protein: MPQSKPYQPLVLRLLHGTTMLLVIGAAITGFLVYDSWDGRFGKLGITLQNRDLIDIHGTFGFFFFPIMIIFTIYSIRVGYKRLVQADSLNNLTKIGKPIWWYSLQRLANTLMLIAALVALVSGKFQDENWLPQGEMNHVWYYIHLIGWCLVVAAIAIHVLMSAKVGGVPLIISMFDRKIRPEDDPKLWPEKVKAWLRHPHL
- a CDS encoding type II toxin-antitoxin system HicB family antitoxin yields the protein MARTFTAIVYWEEDVYVAECPEVGTASQGETIEEAIANLKEATELYLEEFPLPKTSPRLLTTFEVLSA